One genomic region from Streptomyces sp. NBC_01431 encodes:
- a CDS encoding DUF5667 domain-containing protein produces the protein MIANVSAHRRANAFAQALEEASAADQETPDTGTAEQADTGRMLTLAGGLGELPKPEMDPQVKVEQRTLLMAEMERMFAGGAAADPQVPEQRTGRGAHRAASLRKLRPRSRWSKGIAAGGLSIGVAAGAFSGVAAASSDALPGDSLYGLKRGMEDLKLGMADDDASRGELYLDQASTRLSEARRLMERGRAGDLDHEQLGEVRRALNGMEHDASEGHRLLHEAYARDGSIAPIAALNSFAQAHRDSWSKLRGKLPAQLTDVGDKVSSVFAAIDQEVGPLQSMLPKTSSTTHGRTGSSRPGASSGTAHPSTPSSSGSSGHGTPPTSGKPQPSGPPSNEGLLGGNTGGLFEPGTGVTAPGQPGQPARPPVPDVTLPPLLPGLLPGLGIDGDKTEKTE, from the coding sequence AGGCCCTGGAAGAAGCCTCGGCGGCCGACCAGGAGACACCCGATACCGGAACGGCCGAACAGGCCGACACCGGAAGGATGTTGACCCTGGCGGGTGGGCTCGGCGAACTGCCGAAACCGGAGATGGACCCGCAGGTCAAGGTGGAGCAGCGAACGCTGCTCATGGCCGAGATGGAGCGGATGTTCGCCGGCGGCGCTGCCGCCGACCCTCAGGTGCCCGAGCAGCGGACCGGCCGCGGCGCCCACCGGGCGGCGTCGCTCCGGAAATTGCGACCCCGCTCCCGCTGGTCCAAGGGCATCGCGGCGGGCGGACTCAGCATCGGTGTGGCAGCGGGCGCGTTCAGCGGAGTGGCCGCTGCGAGTTCCGACGCCCTTCCCGGTGATTCCCTGTACGGGCTGAAGCGCGGCATGGAAGACCTGAAGCTCGGTATGGCCGACGACGACGCCAGCCGGGGTGAGCTCTACCTCGACCAGGCGTCCACCCGGCTCTCCGAGGCGCGCCGCCTGATGGAGCGGGGTCGTGCGGGCGACCTCGACCACGAGCAGCTCGGGGAGGTCCGCCGCGCCCTGAACGGCATGGAGCACGACGCCTCCGAAGGCCACCGCCTGCTGCACGAGGCCTATGCGCGGGACGGCTCCATCGCCCCCATCGCCGCGCTGAACTCGTTCGCCCAGGCGCACCGCGACAGTTGGAGCAAACTCCGCGGCAAGCTGCCCGCCCAGCTGACCGATGTCGGCGACAAGGTGAGCTCAGTCTTCGCCGCCATAGACCAGGAGGTCGGGCCGCTCCAGTCGATGCTGCCCAAGACGTCGTCCACGACGCACGGCCGGACCGGCTCGTCGCGCCCCGGCGCCTCCTCCGGCACCGCTCACCCGTCCACCCCGTCCTCGTCCGGCTCCTCGGGCCACGGCACGCCGCCCACCAGTGGCAAGCCGCAGCCTTCGGGCCCCCCGTCGAACGAGGGCCTCCTCGGCGGCAACACGGGCGGCCTGTTCGAGCCGGGCACCGGGGTCACCGCCCCCGGCCAGCCGGGCCAGCCCGCCAGGCCCCCGGTCCCGGACGTCACCCTGCCCCCGCTCCTGCCGGGCCTGCTGCCGGGCCTGGGCATTGACGGGGACAAGACGGAGAAGACGGAGTAG